One genomic segment of Gimesia chilikensis includes these proteins:
- a CDS encoding MotA/TolQ/ExbB proton channel family protein produces MIKLFHSPQEFSTPDLAVQSPSRRLVSLVLTLLVTLVLFSPFASAQERLPKVVEQRGDKLVEAADPDGPLPESVAAVKQRQVIPSTPEDIIEEMGYFLLPFVIASIISMWFIIERLVILRSGRVIPKHFVSRFLKLLRDGKLNARSALKLCEENPSPIASVFAHGVRKWGKPSVEVEQAIIDGGERQLSQLRKHLRVINGVATVAPLMGLLGTVIGMIQAFNEIANSSAMGKAEELAVGIAMALLTTAFGLGIAIPSLIMYMYLAGRVDGLVMEMDQNAQDLVHLISAEGLAASAASRKATTTTTTTAKTKTDKAASKS; encoded by the coding sequence ATGATCAAACTCTTCCACAGTCCGCAGGAATTCTCTACTCCCGATCTCGCGGTCCAGAGTCCCTCTCGACGACTGGTCAGTCTGGTCCTGACACTCCTGGTGACGCTGGTCCTCTTCTCCCCGTTCGCCTCCGCACAGGAGCGACTACCCAAAGTCGTCGAACAGCGGGGCGACAAACTTGTAGAAGCAGCGGATCCCGACGGCCCCCTGCCCGAATCGGTGGCCGCCGTCAAACAACGTCAGGTGATCCCTTCCACGCCCGAAGACATCATCGAAGAGATGGGCTACTTCCTGCTCCCCTTCGTGATCGCTTCCATCATCTCCATGTGGTTCATCATCGAACGCCTGGTGATTCTCCGCTCCGGCCGCGTCATACCCAAACACTTTGTCAGCCGCTTTCTCAAGCTGCTTAGGGACGGCAAACTCAACGCACGCTCCGCCCTCAAACTGTGTGAGGAAAACCCGAGCCCGATTGCTTCGGTCTTCGCGCACGGCGTTCGAAAATGGGGCAAGCCGAGTGTCGAAGTGGAACAGGCCATCATTGACGGCGGCGAACGTCAGCTGTCACAACTTCGTAAACACCTCCGCGTGATCAACGGCGTCGCCACAGTCGCCCCCCTGATGGGTCTGCTGGGAACCGTGATCGGCATGATCCAGGCCTTCAACGAAATCGCCAACAGCAGCGCGATGGGCAAAGCGGAAGAACTGGCCGTCGGCATCGCGATGGCCCTGCTCACTACCGCCTTCGGTCTGGGCATCGCCATCCCCTCGCTGATCATGTACATGTACCTGGCCGGCCGCGTGGATGGACTCGTGATGGAAATGGACCAGAATGCCCAGGACCTCGTGCACCTGATCTCCGCCGAAGGGCTCGCCGCCAGTGCCGCCAGCCGCAAAGCAACCACAACCACCACCACGACGGCCAAAACCAAAACGGATAAAGCAGCCAGTAAGTCGTAG